Proteins from one Caulobacter sp. 73W genomic window:
- the dapB gene encoding 4-hydroxy-tetrahydrodipicolinate reductase produces the protein MSDTLRIAVAGALGRMGQAVAAVVEASADTEVFARFDRPGAVGEGLIDMDSALAVAHVVIDFTVPEASVALAEHCAAKGGPALIIGSTGLSPEQEARLAAAARKIAIVRSGNFSLGVNMLMGLVAQAARALPAEDWDIEVFEAHHKRKVDAPSGTALMLGQAAADGREVDLASVSDRGRDGITGPRTPGAIGFSVVRGGGIIGEHSVIFAGEEEILTLSHSARDRSLFARGALQAARWVNGQAPGLYDMQDVLGLKSRR, from the coding sequence TTGTCCGACACCCTCCGCATCGCCGTCGCCGGCGCGCTCGGCCGCATGGGCCAGGCGGTCGCCGCCGTGGTGGAAGCCAGCGCGGACACAGAGGTCTTCGCGCGTTTCGACCGGCCCGGCGCCGTCGGCGAGGGCCTCATCGACATGGACTCCGCCCTGGCGGTCGCCCATGTGGTCATCGACTTCACCGTGCCCGAGGCCTCGGTCGCCCTGGCCGAGCATTGCGCCGCCAAGGGCGGTCCCGCCCTGATCATCGGCTCCACCGGCCTGAGCCCCGAGCAGGAGGCGCGCCTCGCCGCCGCCGCCCGAAAGATCGCCATCGTCCGTTCCGGCAACTTCTCGCTGGGCGTGAACATGTTAATGGGCCTGGTGGCCCAGGCCGCCCGCGCCCTGCCGGCCGAGGACTGGGACATCGAGGTCTTCGAAGCCCACCACAAGCGCAAGGTCGACGCCCCGTCCGGCACCGCCCTGATGCTGGGCCAGGCCGCCGCCGACGGCCGTGAGGTCGACTTGGCTTCGGTGTCGGATCGCGGCCGCGACGGCATCACCGGCCCGCGCACGCCTGGAGCCATCGGCTTTTCGGTGGTGCGCGGCGGCGGGATCATCGGTGAGCACAGCGTGATCTTCGCCGGAGAAGAAGAGATTCTCACCCTGTCGCATTCCGCTCGCGATCGCAGCCTCTTCGCCCGTGGCGCGTTGCAGGCTGCACGATGGGTGAACGGTCAAGCTCCAGGGCTCTACGACATGCAAGACGTGCTCGGACTGAAGTCCAGGCGCTGA
- a CDS encoding NADP-dependent malic enzyme yields MSDAEKRAFTDEEALAFHRYPTPGKLAVTPTKPMATQRDLSLAYSPGVAVPVHAIAADPDAAYDYTSKGNLVAVISNGTAILGLGDLGALASKPVMEGKSVLFKRFADVDSIDIEMTTKEADEIITVVKNIGVTFGGINLEDIKSPECFRIETELQELLDIPVFHDDQHGTAIICAAGLINACAITGRKLEDVKVVLNGPGAAGIASLELIKAMGVRPENVLAVDSKGVLYEGRTEGMNQWKSAHAVKTDKRTLAEAVAGADVLLGLSAKGAFTPEMIASMAPNPIIFAMANPDPEITPEEVKAVRPDAIMGTGRSDYPNQVNNVLGFPYIFRGALDVRARRVNHEMKIACARALAELAREDVPDEVAAAYHGRQLKFGPDYIIPSAFDPRLIWYIPPFVAQAAMDTGVARKPIEDMDAYRASLAQRLDPTAAFLQRISGSVMSSPQKRVVFAEGEEPSVIRAAYAFQTQGLGQAILCGRENLVHQNMKLVGLNPDDTPLEIVNARLSDKNPVYVDFLYERLQRKGYLRRDVQRLINQDRNSFAAAMVAVGDADGMVTGVTRSFDQVLEEVRRVIDPAPGGRVMGMSIVLAKGHTLFIADTNVTELPEAEELVEIACEAARDVRKLGFTPRVAFMSYSTFGNPMGTRSDKVRKAVEILDSMKVDFEYEGEMPPELALDPSLRANYPFMRLTDSANILIMPAIHAASISTKLVQSLGGATVIGPVLLGLEKSVQICPLSASVSKILNMALMAAYDRPLAEAGA; encoded by the coding sequence ATGAGCGACGCCGAAAAACGCGCTTTCACCGACGAGGAGGCCCTGGCCTTCCACCGCTACCCGACGCCGGGCAAGCTGGCGGTGACGCCGACCAAGCCCATGGCGACGCAGCGCGACCTGTCGCTGGCCTATTCCCCCGGCGTGGCCGTGCCCGTGCACGCCATCGCCGCCGATCCGGACGCGGCCTACGACTACACCTCCAAGGGCAACCTGGTGGCGGTGATCTCCAACGGCACGGCGATCCTGGGCCTGGGCGACCTGGGCGCCCTGGCGTCCAAGCCGGTGATGGAGGGCAAGAGCGTCCTCTTCAAGCGCTTCGCCGACGTGGACTCGATCGACATCGAGATGACCACCAAGGAGGCCGACGAGATCATCACGGTGGTCAAGAACATCGGCGTGACCTTCGGCGGCATCAACCTTGAGGACATCAAGAGCCCCGAGTGCTTCCGCATCGAGACCGAGCTGCAGGAGCTGCTCGACATCCCGGTCTTCCATGACGACCAGCACGGCACGGCGATCATCTGCGCCGCCGGCCTGATCAACGCCTGCGCCATCACCGGCCGCAAGCTGGAGGACGTGAAGGTCGTGCTGAACGGCCCTGGCGCCGCGGGCATCGCTTCGCTCGAGCTGATCAAGGCGATGGGCGTGCGGCCGGAGAACGTGCTGGCCGTCGACTCCAAGGGCGTCCTCTACGAGGGCCGCACCGAGGGCATGAACCAGTGGAAGAGCGCCCACGCGGTCAAGACCGACAAGCGCACCCTGGCCGAGGCCGTGGCCGGCGCGGACGTTCTGCTGGGCCTGTCGGCCAAGGGCGCCTTCACCCCCGAGATGATCGCCAGCATGGCGCCCAACCCGATCATCTTCGCCATGGCCAACCCCGATCCGGAAATCACCCCGGAAGAGGTCAAGGCCGTCCGCCCCGACGCCATCATGGGCACGGGCCGCAGCGACTATCCCAACCAGGTCAACAACGTCCTGGGCTTCCCCTACATCTTCCGCGGCGCCCTGGACGTGCGCGCCCGCCGCGTGAACCACGAGATGAAGATCGCCTGCGCCCGGGCCCTGGCCGAGCTGGCGCGCGAGGACGTGCCGGATGAAGTGGCCGCCGCCTATCACGGCCGCCAGCTGAAGTTCGGCCCCGATTACATCATCCCGTCGGCCTTCGATCCGCGCCTGATCTGGTACATCCCGCCGTTCGTCGCCCAGGCGGCCATGGACACCGGCGTGGCCCGCAAGCCGATCGAGGACATGGACGCCTATCGCGCCAGCCTGGCGCAGCGCCTGGATCCCACCGCCGCCTTCCTGCAGCGGATCAGCGGTTCGGTGATGAGCAGCCCGCAAAAGCGCGTGGTGTTCGCCGAGGGCGAGGAGCCGTCGGTCATCCGCGCCGCCTACGCCTTCCAGACCCAGGGCCTCGGCCAGGCGATCCTGTGCGGCCGCGAGAACCTGGTGCACCAGAACATGAAGCTGGTGGGCCTGAACCCCGACGACACGCCGCTGGAGATCGTCAACGCCCGCCTGTCGGACAAGAACCCGGTCTATGTGGACTTCCTGTACGAGCGCCTGCAGCGCAAGGGCTACCTGCGCCGCGACGTGCAGCGCCTGATCAACCAGGATCGCAACAGCTTCGCCGCCGCCATGGTGGCCGTGGGCGACGCCGACGGCATGGTCACCGGCGTGACCCGCAGCTTCGACCAGGTGCTGGAGGAGGTTCGCCGCGTGATCGATCCGGCCCCCGGCGGCCGGGTCATGGGCATGTCCATCGTGCTGGCCAAGGGCCACACACTGTTCATCGCCGACACCAACGTCACCGAGCTGCCCGAAGCCGAGGAGCTGGTGGAGATCGCCTGCGAGGCGGCGCGCGACGTGCGCAAGCTGGGCTTCACACCGCGCGTCGCCTTCATGTCCTACTCGACCTTCGGCAATCCGATGGGCACGCGGTCGGACAAGGTCCGCAAGGCGGTCGAGATCCTCGACTCCATGAAGGTGGACTTCGAGTACGAAGGCGAAATGCCGCCGGAACTGGCGCTGGACCCGAGCCTGCGGGCGAACTATCCGTTCATGCGTCTGACCGACAGCGCCAACATCCTGATCATGCCGGCCATCCACGCCGCCTCGATCTCGACCAAGCTGGTGCAGTCCCTGGGCGGCGCCACGGTCATCGGGCCGGTGCTGCTGGGGCTGGAGAAGTCGGTGCAGATCTGTCCGCTGTCGGCCTCGGTGTCGAAGATTCTCAACATGGCCCTGATGGCCGCCTACGATCGGCCCCTGGCCGAGGCGGGCGCTTGA
- a CDS encoding Hsp70 family protein has product MTTAHSAAIGVDFGTTNSVVALGDGAGGAHLAHFAAPQGQAAPFRSALSFHASPHDPAERIVDAGPWAIESYVEDPLETRFIQSFKSYSASALFTETQILRKRYGFEDLLSAFLLRLREHGHGALEAGRRLIVGRPVNFVGSNPDPDLALRRYEAAFRRLGFDDIWYAFEPVAAAFFFARRLEQDATVLVADFGGGTSDFSLVRFERHAGRIRSQGLANSGVGVAGDAFDYRIIDNLVSPNLGKGSSYRAFDNILPIPNRYFTAFARWEQLALLRSSKDMKDIRALVRTALEPEKIERLVELLDDNHGYSLYRAVSGLKEALSGAEAAPFVFEGGDVRIEAQVERADFESWIAPELAAMERAVDEALRKANLTEAGVDRVFMTGGSSFVPAVREIFERRFGKAKLESGAELVSIASGLALIGAEDDLSAWCSRAPA; this is encoded by the coding sequence ATGACTACCGCCCACTCGGCGGCCATCGGCGTCGATTTCGGCACCACCAACAGCGTCGTCGCCCTGGGCGACGGGGCTGGCGGCGCGCATCTGGCCCACTTCGCCGCGCCGCAGGGCCAGGCCGCGCCGTTCCGCTCCGCCCTCAGCTTCCACGCCTCGCCGCATGATCCCGCCGAGCGGATCGTGGACGCCGGGCCCTGGGCGATCGAAAGCTATGTGGAGGACCCGCTGGAGACGCGGTTCATCCAGTCGTTCAAGAGCTACTCGGCCAGCGCCCTGTTCACCGAGACCCAGATCCTGCGCAAGCGGTACGGGTTCGAGGACCTGCTGTCGGCCTTCCTGTTGCGCCTGCGCGAACACGGTCACGGCGCCCTGGAGGCCGGGCGCCGGCTGATTGTCGGCCGGCCGGTGAACTTCGTCGGCTCCAATCCCGATCCGGACCTGGCCCTGCGCCGCTATGAGGCGGCGTTCCGGCGGCTGGGCTTCGACGACATCTGGTACGCCTTCGAGCCGGTGGCGGCGGCCTTCTTCTTTGCGCGGCGGCTTGAGCAGGACGCCACGGTGCTGGTGGCCGACTTCGGCGGCGGCACGTCCGACTTCTCGCTGGTGCGGTTCGAGCGGCATGCCGGGCGCATCCGCTCCCAAGGTCTCGCCAACAGCGGGGTCGGCGTGGCGGGCGACGCCTTCGACTACCGCATCATCGACAATCTGGTGTCGCCGAACTTGGGCAAGGGCTCGTCCTATCGCGCCTTCGACAACATCCTGCCGATCCCCAACCGCTATTTCACCGCCTTCGCGCGATGGGAGCAACTGGCCCTGCTGCGCTCGTCCAAGGACATGAAGGACATCCGCGCCCTGGTCCGCACCGCCCTGGAGCCGGAGAAGATCGAACGGCTGGTGGAGCTCCTGGACGACAACCACGGCTACAGCCTCTATCGCGCCGTGTCGGGGCTGAAGGAGGCGCTGTCGGGCGCCGAGGCCGCGCCCTTCGTCTTCGAGGGCGGCGACGTGCGCATCGAAGCCCAGGTCGAGCGGGCCGACTTCGAATCCTGGATCGCGCCGGAACTGGCGGCCATGGAGCGGGCGGTGGACGAGGCCCTGCGCAAGGCGAACCTGACCGAGGCCGGCGTCGATCGGGTGTTCATGACCGGCGGCTCATCCTTCGTGCCGGCCGTGCGGGAGATCTTCGAGCGCCGCTTCGGCAAGGCCAAGCTGGAGAGCGGGGCGGAGCTGGTCTCGATCGCCTCCGGCCTGGCCCTGATCGGGGCGGAGGACGACCTGTCGGCCTGGTGCTCGCGGGCGCCGGCCTAG